One part of the Vitis riparia cultivar Riparia Gloire de Montpellier isolate 1030 chromosome 8, EGFV_Vit.rip_1.0, whole genome shotgun sequence genome encodes these proteins:
- the LOC117920039 gene encoding G-type lectin S-receptor-like serine/threonine-protein kinase SD2-5, with translation MKLFLFLFLLGVLIQLFAHGSCKSDLPAPSQVMLAVPVGYSVGFKGRAFLMEANQMVPSFRAALSVEAINGKYACSLGVFLGDVKVWDSGHFTRFYTSERCVLELTTDGDLQLKGAKEQVGWRTATFGQGVERLQLSRTGNLVLVDALNRIKWQSFNFPTDVMLWGQKFDLGTSLTSFASNSDSFYSFEIQPNKIALYLNSGSRKHSYWEFKPSKNRNITFVELGTKGLELFNNKHKKIAQILSQRLEPLRFMSLGNGTGNLGLYYYSSDKGKFETSFQALNTTCDLPLACEPYGICTFSNACSCIRFVKKTEERMRSSCDEGHPRGFCGREVEMLELEGVSTVLRNDPKQVNVSREECSSLCMDDCKCVAALYSSGKGGADVRECFLYGLVRGVKQVDRGSGFNYMVKVPKGSGGGHGRTKNVRKWVLVMVGVVDGLIILLVLGGLGYYIIRKRRKNLATDNTT, from the exons ATGaagctctttctctttctctttctgcTTGGGGTTCTAATTCAATTGTTCGCCCATGGCTCTTGCAAGTCTGATCTTCCCGCCCCTTCTCAGGTTATGCTTGCAGTGCCGGTGGGATATAGTGTGGGATTCAAAGGGAGAGCATTTCTAATGGAGGCCAACCAAATGGTACCCAGTTTCAGAGCTGCATTGAGCGTGGAAGCAATTAATGGAAAATACGCGTGTtccttgggtgtttttcttggGGACGTTAAGGTGTGGGATTCTGGCCATTTTACAAGGTTTTACACATCAGAAAGGTGCGTCCTTGAGCTGACTACAGATGGAGATTTACAGTTGAAGGGTGCGAAGGAGCAAGTGGGTTGGCGAACTGCTACTTTTGGACAAGGTGTGGAG AGACTACAGTTATCGAGGACGGGCAATCTGGTATTGGTGGACGCCTTGAACCGTATAAAATGGCAGAGTTTCAATTTTCCAACAGATGTGATGCTGTGGGGTCAGAAATTCGATCTGGGTACTAGCTTGACTTCTTTTGCCAGCAACTCAGATTCATTCTACTCTTTCGAAATTCAACCCAACAAGATTGCTCTATACCTGAATTCTGGCAGTCGGAAGCATTCTTACTGGGAATTCAAGCCTTCCAAGAACAGAAACATTACATTTGTTGAATTGGGGACAAAAGGTTTGGAGTTATTCAACAACAAACACAAGAAAATTGCACAGATTCTATCACAAAGACTTGAACCATTAAGGTTTATGTCGCTTGGAAACGGAACAGGAAATTTGGGGCTCTACTATTACTCATCTGACAAGGGAAAATTTGAAACCTCCTTCCAAGCACTCAACACCACATGCGACCTTCCTCTGGCCTGCGAACCCTATGGTATTTGTACCTTCTCCAATGCTTGTTCCTGTATCCGGTTTgtaaaaaaaacagaagaaaggaTGCGTTCAAGTTGTGACGAGGGACACCCAAGAGGGTTCTGCGGCAGAGAGGTGGAGATGCTTGAGTTAGAGGGTGTTAGCACTGTCCTGAGGAATGATCCCAAACAAGTTAATGTTAGCAGAGAAGAGTGCTCCAGTTTGTGTATGGATGACTGTAAATGTGTTGCAGCTTTGTATTCCTCAGGCAAAGGTGGGGCAGATGTAAGAGAATGCTTTCTTTACGGATTGGTCAGAGGAGTGAAACAGGTAGACAGGGGAAGTGGATTTAATTATATGGTGAAGGTTCCAAAGGGAAGTGGTGGGGGTCATGGAAGAActaaaaatgtgagaaaatggGTGTTGGTCATGGTAGGAGTCGTTGATGGTTTGATTATTCTTCTTGTTTTGGGAGGGCTTGGGTACTATATCATCCGGAAGAGAAGAAAGAACTTGGCTACTGACAACACCACTTGA